From the Acidicapsa ligni genome, one window contains:
- a CDS encoding adenylosuccinate synthase, with protein sequence MRAKTAVVLGAQWGDEGKGKIVDVLSGQFAAVARYAGGHNAGHTVIIHGQKFVLQLIPCGVLRPGCKGVIGNGVVLDPIAFLKEVSKLRDLGVDVDNQLYVSNRAQVILPYHRMIELAAESAPGRQKIGTTSRGIGPAYEDKMARSGLRVVDLLNPKILQTHIENACAEKNAIVHALFGSEPIDPAKMFDEYAAAAEQVRPFVTDTGNLLNKVIAEGGSVMFEGAQGTMLDIDHGTYPFVTSSSATAGGAATGTGVGPTAIGTVIGVTKAYVTRVGEGPFPTEIHDSSADTLRARGNEYGAVTGRPRRCGWLDIPLLRYSNQVNGTEWLVVTKMDVLDELAEIPVCIGYEIDGKFTDLIPADVQGLESIVPRYTTLKGWQQSTEGIREFGELPKAAQEYLRFQERESGAKIGMVSTGPDREQTMVLPEFADTLAALSA encoded by the coding sequence ATGCGAGCGAAGACAGCAGTAGTGCTCGGCGCCCAATGGGGCGACGAAGGCAAAGGCAAGATTGTGGATGTACTGAGCGGGCAGTTTGCTGCCGTTGCGCGGTACGCTGGCGGGCATAATGCCGGGCACACCGTGATAATTCACGGCCAAAAGTTCGTGCTGCAGTTGATTCCCTGCGGCGTATTGCGCCCAGGATGCAAAGGCGTAATCGGCAACGGCGTAGTGCTGGACCCGATTGCGTTTCTGAAAGAAGTCTCCAAGCTCCGCGATCTCGGTGTCGATGTGGACAACCAGTTGTACGTGTCGAATCGTGCACAGGTGATTTTGCCCTACCACCGCATGATCGAGCTGGCCGCAGAGAGCGCGCCGGGACGGCAGAAGATCGGAACGACCAGCCGCGGAATTGGCCCAGCCTACGAAGACAAGATGGCCCGCAGCGGTCTGCGCGTCGTCGATCTGCTGAATCCAAAGATTTTGCAAACACACATCGAGAACGCCTGCGCGGAAAAGAACGCCATCGTCCACGCTCTCTTTGGTAGCGAACCCATCGACCCCGCGAAGATGTTCGACGAATACGCCGCGGCAGCCGAGCAGGTTCGTCCCTTTGTGACCGATACCGGCAACCTGCTGAACAAGGTGATTGCCGAGGGTGGCAGCGTCATGTTTGAGGGCGCGCAAGGCACGATGTTGGACATCGACCACGGAACATACCCATTTGTGACCTCGTCGTCAGCTACCGCAGGCGGCGCCGCAACCGGAACCGGCGTAGGCCCCACAGCCATCGGCACCGTGATTGGCGTGACCAAGGCGTACGTAACTCGCGTAGGCGAGGGTCCGTTCCCAACAGAGATTCACGACAGCTCTGCGGACACCCTGCGCGCTCGCGGCAACGAATACGGCGCCGTAACTGGTCGCCCCAGGCGCTGCGGATGGCTGGATATCCCACTGCTGCGCTACTCCAACCAGGTCAACGGTACAGAGTGGCTGGTTGTGACCAAAATGGACGTACTGGATGAGCTCGCAGAGATTCCTGTATGCATCGGCTACGAGATTGACGGCAAATTCACCGACCTGATACCTGCGGATGTGCAAGGGTTAGAGTCGATCGTGCCCCGATATACAACCCTGAAGGGCTGGCAGCAATCCACGGAAGGCATTCGCGAATTCGGCGAGTTACCAAAAGCCGCACAGGAATACCTGCGCTTTCAGGAACGGGAAAGCGGAGCCAAAATCGGAATGGTCTCCACCGGTCCCGATCGCGAACAAACGATGGTTCTGCCTGAATTTGCGGATACCCTGGCAGCTCTAAGCGCGTAG
- the mutM gene encoding bifunctional DNA-formamidopyrimidine glycosylase/DNA-(apurinic or apyrimidinic site) lyase, which translates to MPELPEVETIARGVHERLKGDRIVDVWFGSYPQPFKTPPAQQAAGLEGRVILAVHRTGKHIVCELGDAGDRPGSASSDPTAQQSMTQRLMTQRPKAQWIVHLGMTGRLLVTTPDGPVAPHTHARLTLASGREMRFVDPRRFGRLEFRDLGRSEAFTGPGSEPLTITPEEFADLFRGRKLAIKAALLNQTLLHGVGNIYADESLFRAGIRPKRMAGRLTRAELFRLHTALLEVLHHAISLGGSSVSDYVDADGVRGFFQLEHRVYMRTGQPCLVCSTPIRRILLAGRGTHFCPVCQS; encoded by the coding sequence ATGCCTGAGCTGCCAGAAGTCGAAACGATCGCTCGCGGAGTGCACGAGCGCCTCAAGGGAGATCGCATCGTCGATGTCTGGTTTGGCTCGTATCCTCAGCCGTTTAAAACGCCGCCTGCACAGCAGGCAGCCGGGCTTGAGGGCCGGGTGATCCTGGCTGTTCATCGCACGGGTAAGCATATTGTTTGTGAGCTGGGAGATGCTGGCGACCGTCCAGGCTCGGCTTCATCCGATCCAACTGCCCAACAGTCAATGACACAACGGCTAATGACACAACGGCCAAAAGCTCAGTGGATTGTTCATCTTGGGATGACCGGACGGCTGCTGGTGACTACTCCGGATGGGCCGGTGGCGCCGCATACACATGCTCGCCTTACGCTGGCCAGTGGCCGGGAGATGCGTTTTGTGGACCCCAGGCGTTTTGGCCGCCTTGAATTTCGCGATCTGGGCCGTTCGGAGGCTTTTACAGGGCCAGGTTCTGAGCCTCTCACGATTACTCCTGAGGAATTTGCCGATCTTTTTCGGGGCCGCAAGCTGGCTATCAAGGCTGCGCTGCTTAACCAGACGCTGCTCCACGGAGTCGGCAACATATACGCCGACGAAAGCCTGTTTCGCGCGGGAATCCGCCCCAAACGCATGGCAGGCCGCCTCACCCGCGCTGAACTTTTTCGCCTCCACACGGCTTTGCTGGAAGTGCTGCACCATGCCATCTCACTGGGCGGCTCATCGGTTTCGGATTACGTGGATGCGGATGGTGTGCGCGGCTTTTTTCAGTTGGAGCACCGCGTCTATATGCGTACTGGTCAGCCTTGCCTGGTCTGCTCGACGCCTATCCGGCGGATTCTGCTTGCGGGCCGAGGGACGCATTTTTGTCCTGTCTGCCAAAGCTGA
- a CDS encoding response regulator, whose translation MTTEPTQPSSEAGPAQASAPGQSQGHRRRRRRRKTKANLAAHQNQPGVNSSGPSQPGLFEGAQPVAANPAPLQQAPRPSAPQQGSSNHGQGQGQNQGQGQGGGGRKKKKPRPQPAFQASPGNSLNGANGNGGNGGGQGKKRGKQKGPRQFVGPMDHSYRVANGNIADGPPSTIPFQGNGHGAYYNDAPSRGITPTIAADATTRIFFFIEDLFFLAKIQEASRKLGVKVEFVKGDKEVLARITDGPENERPALLVFDLNNAAAKPLTIIPKLKAKLKKSVSIIGFLSHLQGDLKMKASEAGCDTVMPRSAFSQSLPNLLRRYGMEEEEDNYPQPM comes from the coding sequence ATGACGACAGAACCGACGCAGCCCTCCTCCGAGGCAGGGCCAGCCCAGGCGAGTGCGCCTGGGCAGTCGCAGGGGCATCGGCGCCGCCGACGCCGCCGCAAAACCAAAGCAAATCTCGCAGCTCACCAGAATCAGCCTGGCGTGAACTCCTCCGGACCGAGTCAGCCCGGTCTATTTGAGGGTGCTCAGCCGGTGGCGGCAAATCCTGCTCCTCTACAGCAGGCCCCACGGCCTTCCGCGCCGCAGCAGGGAAGCTCAAATCATGGCCAGGGTCAGGGCCAGAATCAGGGGCAAGGCCAGGGCGGTGGCGGGCGCAAGAAGAAAAAGCCCAGGCCTCAGCCGGCTTTCCAGGCTTCGCCGGGCAACAGCCTCAACGGGGCGAATGGCAATGGCGGCAATGGTGGCGGTCAGGGCAAAAAACGCGGCAAGCAAAAAGGTCCGCGCCAGTTTGTCGGCCCAATGGATCACAGCTATCGCGTGGCCAATGGGAATATCGCAGATGGTCCGCCTTCGACTATTCCTTTTCAGGGCAACGGCCACGGCGCTTATTACAATGACGCTCCGTCGCGTGGCATTACACCAACCATTGCTGCCGATGCTACGACACGCATTTTCTTCTTCATAGAGGATTTGTTTTTCCTGGCGAAGATCCAGGAAGCCAGCCGCAAGCTGGGCGTGAAAGTGGAGTTCGTCAAAGGCGACAAGGAAGTACTGGCGCGCATCACGGACGGACCGGAAAACGAGCGCCCTGCGCTGCTCGTCTTCGATCTGAACAATGCAGCGGCCAAGCCGTTGACGATTATTCCCAAGCTGAAAGCAAAGCTCAAGAAGTCGGTCTCTATCATCGGCTTCCTCTCTCATCTGCAGGGCGACCTGAAGATGAAGGCATCGGAAGCGGGTTGCGACACGGTTATGCCGCGTTCCGCTTTCTCGCAGAGCCTGCCTAACCTTCTCCGCCGTTACGGTATGGAAGAGGAAGAGGATAACTATCCGCAGCCGATGTAA
- a CDS encoding histidine triad nucleotide-binding protein: MNCLFCKIIDGSIPSTKVYSDEQCYAFADIAPQAPVHVLVVPRKHIASLLEITGEDPALVGHLHWVAAEIAREKGLTRGYRTVINTGEDGGQTVDHLHVHLLGGRSMAWPPG; the protein is encoded by the coding sequence ATGAACTGCCTATTTTGCAAGATCATCGACGGAAGCATTCCCTCAACAAAGGTCTACTCGGACGAGCAGTGTTACGCCTTTGCGGACATTGCTCCGCAGGCGCCAGTGCATGTGCTGGTCGTCCCTCGAAAGCACATCGCCTCGCTCCTCGAAATAACCGGGGAAGATCCCGCCCTGGTAGGCCATCTTCATTGGGTCGCGGCTGAAATCGCGCGAGAAAAGGGCCTGACACGCGGCTATCGCACCGTCATCAACACCGGCGAAGACGGCGGCCAGACAGTCGATCATCTGCACGTTCATCTACTCGGTGGACGCAGCATGGCTTGGCCTCCGGGCTAA
- a CDS encoding M48 family metallopeptidase, giving the protein MRICGSKWLQSFRRSFFIAGIGIALASSLIAQSPGTGEAYTTYHLPPDKLAKAIVLGRERLFLHFGFELWGLAVLWLLLASGTAAKLADWVARRSRLWWLQGGIYSALLVIAVFIVGEIPFAVAGHAVSLHYGISVEGWGAWLLDMAKALGLAVVLETPLLMLALGLMRWDWSQRRYWLWFWAAAVPIMLLGTFLLPALVEPLFDTYEPLAQSHPALVRDLERVVARTGTSIPPERMFLMKASEKSNGLNAYVTGIGASKRIVIWDTTADRMPEDEILFTFAHESGHYVLNHIPKGLALATVGMFMFFWLTASLSAWLVRRFGVRWHVDSIGSLPGLTVLLLVVMALQVATEPITSFASRHIEHEADVYGQEAIHGIVADPQRTAVAAFQQLGEVYLDDPDPNKFVEFWISDHPSIQSRSTFAAHYDPWAAGQTPTFFSKP; this is encoded by the coding sequence CCTCCAGACAAGCTGGCCAAGGCCATAGTGCTCGGGCGGGAGCGGCTTTTCCTGCATTTCGGCTTCGAACTCTGGGGGCTGGCAGTCCTATGGTTGCTACTGGCCAGCGGAACCGCCGCAAAACTGGCCGATTGGGTTGCGCGCAGGTCGCGGCTCTGGTGGTTACAGGGCGGAATCTACTCAGCATTGCTGGTAATTGCAGTGTTTATCGTGGGCGAGATTCCCTTCGCCGTCGCTGGACACGCGGTTTCGCTCCACTACGGCATCAGCGTGGAAGGCTGGGGCGCGTGGCTGCTGGATATGGCGAAAGCCCTGGGGCTGGCAGTGGTTCTCGAAACTCCCCTGCTCATGCTGGCGTTGGGCCTGATGCGCTGGGATTGGTCCCAACGCCGCTACTGGCTGTGGTTTTGGGCGGCCGCTGTCCCCATCATGCTATTGGGAACATTTTTGCTACCCGCTCTGGTCGAACCGCTTTTCGATACATACGAACCGCTGGCGCAGTCACATCCCGCACTGGTTCGCGATCTGGAGCGCGTCGTCGCTCGCACCGGCACCAGCATTCCGCCTGAACGAATGTTTCTGATGAAAGCCAGCGAAAAGAGCAATGGACTCAATGCATACGTAACGGGCATTGGTGCTTCCAAGCGAATTGTCATCTGGGATACGACAGCCGACCGAATGCCCGAGGACGAAATTCTCTTCACCTTTGCGCATGAGAGCGGACACTACGTACTCAACCACATTCCCAAAGGACTAGCGCTGGCAACCGTTGGGATGTTCATGTTTTTCTGGCTTACCGCCAGCCTCAGCGCCTGGCTGGTGCGCCGGTTTGGAGTACGCTGGCATGTCGATTCCATTGGCAGCCTGCCCGGCCTCACAGTCCTGCTTCTGGTAGTAATGGCCTTGCAGGTAGCGACGGAGCCTATCACCAGCTTCGCCAGCCGGCACATCGAGCATGAGGCCGATGTCTACGGCCAGGAGGCGATTCACGGCATCGTAGCCGATCCGCAGCGAACGGCAGTTGCCGCGTTCCAGCAACTGGGTGAGGTATATCTCGACGATCCAGATCCAAACAAATTTGTTGAATTCTGGATCTCGGATCATCCATCCATTCAGAGCCGGTCTACGTTTGCGGCGCACTATGATCCCTGGGCTGCCGGGCAAACGCCGACGTTCTTTTCCAAACCGTAG